In Paraburkholderia bryophila, a single genomic region encodes these proteins:
- a CDS encoding energy transducer TonB family protein, with the protein MALTITACTFTPPSRPALTIPPAAINSATLDQYRDAVARRIIERNPSYVLRGTPQAMLRSLVVVSFTVDRNGRVLQSSVYRTNGDDEAESTALATLRRASPLPQPPGKLLDGRGQLEMFEDWLFNDDGKFQLRELASPQAQTID; encoded by the coding sequence ATGGCGCTCACCATCACCGCCTGCACGTTCACACCGCCAAGCCGCCCGGCCCTCACGATACCGCCTGCCGCCATCAACAGCGCGACACTCGATCAGTATCGCGACGCCGTCGCGCGACGCATCATCGAACGCAATCCGTCCTATGTGTTGCGCGGCACGCCGCAAGCCATGCTGCGTTCGCTGGTGGTGGTGTCGTTCACGGTGGATCGCAACGGCCGCGTGCTGCAGTCGTCGGTGTATCGCACCAATGGCGACGACGAAGCCGAAAGCACCGCGCTCGCCACCTTGCGACGCGCTTCGCCGCTACCGCAACCGCCCGGCAAATTGCTCGACGGACGCGGCCAGCTAGAGATGTTCGAAGACTGGCTCTTCAACGACGACGGCAAATTCCAGTTGCGCGAACTGGCCTCGCCGCAAGCGCAAACCATCGACTGA
- a CDS encoding MFS transporter, producing the protein MSTSPISAAQPNAAGQNSSTRIIFASFIGTAIEFYDFYVYATAAALVIGPVFFPHGSATAQALSAFVTFGIAFVARPIGSFLFGHFGDRIGRKSTLVASLLVMGASTTLIGFVPGYDSIGSLAPILLCVLRFGQGIGLGGEWGGAALLATENAPPGKRGWFGMFPQLGPSVGFLASNGLFFALALSLSDEQFRSWGWRVPFLVSAVLVALGLYVRLKIAETPAFKAAIERKERVKVPIATLLSQHGLPTLLGALAMVVCYTLFYNATTFSLSYGVSVLHIPRPTFLGMLCIAVVFMALATPLSAWAADRYGRKPVLIVGIVAAILSGFTMAPLLGSGQTPLVLLFLVIELFLMGVTFAPMGALLPELFPTNVRYTGAGVSYNLGGILGASVAPYIASVLAAHGGLPWVGAYVSIAAAVSLIGVLCMRETRDTQLM; encoded by the coding sequence ATGTCCACTTCGCCGATTTCCGCGGCCCAGCCCAATGCGGCCGGGCAAAACAGCAGCACGCGGATCATCTTCGCAAGCTTTATCGGCACCGCGATCGAGTTCTACGATTTCTATGTCTATGCGACCGCCGCCGCGCTCGTAATCGGACCAGTGTTTTTCCCGCACGGCTCGGCGACCGCTCAGGCGTTGTCGGCCTTCGTCACGTTCGGCATTGCGTTCGTCGCGCGGCCGATCGGCTCGTTCCTGTTCGGCCATTTCGGCGACCGGATCGGCCGTAAATCGACGCTGGTGGCTTCGTTACTGGTGATGGGTGCGTCGACCACGCTGATCGGCTTCGTGCCCGGCTACGACTCGATCGGCAGCCTCGCGCCGATCCTGTTGTGCGTGCTGCGCTTCGGCCAGGGCATCGGTCTTGGCGGCGAATGGGGCGGCGCCGCGCTGCTCGCCACCGAAAACGCGCCGCCCGGCAAACGCGGCTGGTTCGGCATGTTCCCGCAACTCGGGCCGTCGGTCGGTTTTCTGGCGTCCAACGGCCTGTTCTTCGCGCTGGCTTTGTCGTTGAGCGACGAGCAGTTCCGTAGCTGGGGCTGGCGCGTGCCGTTCCTCGTCAGCGCGGTGCTGGTTGCGCTCGGTTTGTACGTGCGTTTGAAAATCGCCGAAACGCCGGCCTTCAAGGCCGCGATCGAACGCAAGGAACGCGTCAAGGTGCCGATCGCGACGCTGCTGTCGCAACACGGGCTGCCGACGCTGCTCGGCGCGCTCGCCATGGTGGTCTGCTACACGCTGTTCTACAACGCGACGACGTTTTCGCTGTCGTACGGCGTCTCGGTGCTGCATATTCCGCGGCCCACGTTCCTCGGCATGCTGTGCATCGCCGTCGTCTTCATGGCGCTCGCTACGCCGCTGTCGGCCTGGGCCGCGGACCGCTATGGCCGCAAGCCGGTGCTGATCGTCGGCATCGTCGCGGCGATCCTGTCGGGCTTCACGATGGCGCCGCTGCTCGGCAGCGGACAGACGCCGCTGGTGCTGCTGTTCCTCGTGATCGAGCTGTTCCTGATGGGCGTGACCTTCGCGCCGATGGGCGCGCTGCTGCCCGAGCTGTTTCCGACCAACGTGCGCTATACCGGTGCAGGCGTGTCGTATAACCTCGGCGGGATTCTCGGCGCGTCGGTGGCGCCTTACATCGCCTCGGTGCTGGCGGCGCACGGCGGCCTGCCGTGGGTCGGCGCGTATGTGTCGATCGCCGCGGCGGTCAGCCTGATCGGCGTGCTGTGCATGCGCGAAACGCGCGACACCCAACTGATGTGA
- the waaC gene encoding lipopolysaccharide heptosyltransferase I, with protein MKRVLIVKVTSLGDIVQALPVVADIKRAFPGVQVDWASDESFSEVVHWSESVDRVLSAPLRRFKKARRWADFKAIATSIAELRAYRYDYVVDIHGVYKSAIIAFLARSARRIGYQNQDLGERGAAFAYTGRFGPRPQCDAWHGMRVSTSEALGYVVEGPPIYNLRLPEPAKHPFGGETAPVAAFFHATSKDDKKWPLSHWAAVGRELAQRGFKVVLPWGSEGERAEAEQIAAQVPGSTVLPKMSVTEIAQMIDACALVVGTDTGFVHLAHALLKRTVMIFVATSPSHCGIHAPFRSISIGDGGAMPSIGDALEAIDYVHTESHDVALHHHDSAA; from the coding sequence CTGAAGCGAGTCCTTATCGTTAAGGTCACTTCACTCGGCGATATCGTACAGGCGTTGCCCGTGGTCGCCGATATCAAGCGCGCGTTCCCCGGCGTTCAGGTGGACTGGGCATCGGACGAATCCTTCTCCGAGGTGGTGCACTGGAGCGAGAGCGTGGACCGCGTGCTGTCCGCGCCGTTGCGACGCTTCAAGAAAGCCCGCCGCTGGGCCGATTTCAAGGCGATCGCCACGTCGATCGCCGAGTTGCGGGCGTACCGCTACGACTATGTCGTCGACATTCACGGTGTTTACAAGAGCGCGATCATCGCCTTTCTGGCGCGTTCGGCACGGCGTATCGGCTATCAGAACCAGGATCTGGGCGAGCGCGGCGCCGCGTTCGCGTACACCGGGCGCTTCGGCCCGCGTCCGCAGTGCGATGCGTGGCACGGCATGCGCGTGAGCACGAGCGAGGCGCTGGGTTATGTCGTGGAAGGCCCGCCCATCTACAACCTGCGTTTGCCCGAGCCGGCCAAACATCCGTTCGGCGGCGAGACCGCGCCGGTCGCGGCGTTCTTTCACGCCACCTCGAAAGACGACAAAAAATGGCCGCTCAGCCATTGGGCCGCGGTGGGCCGCGAATTGGCGCAGCGTGGTTTCAAGGTGGTGTTGCCGTGGGGTTCGGAAGGCGAGCGCGCCGAGGCGGAGCAGATCGCCGCGCAGGTGCCGGGTTCGACCGTGCTGCCGAAAATGAGCGTGACTGAAATCGCGCAAATGATCGACGCCTGCGCGCTGGTGGTGGGCACCGATACCGGCTTCGTCCATCTGGCGCACGCGTTGCTCAAGCGCACCGTGATGATCTTCGTGGCGACTTCGCCATCGCATTGCGGTATCCATGCGCCGTTCCGCTCGATCTCGATCGGCGACGGCGGCGCCATGCCGTCCATCGGCGACGCGCTTGAAGCGATCGACTACGTCCACACCGAGTCGCACGACGTGGCCCTGCATCATCACGACTCGGCCGCCTGA
- a CDS encoding chloride channel protein, producing MSRAYPLLSSGIVRRARRLWRQYGIFWLGAIAVGLVAVLYARLIDWGYGEFRTMQQQHVWAPLIVTPAVAALAVWLTRKFFRGAEGSGIPQVIATLHSKPGEYGARLLSFRILFGKIAVSFLAILGGFTIGREGPTVQVGAALMFNLRRLYPRSNALIERQLVLAGAAAGLSAAFNTPLAGIVFAIEELTRSFEARASGVLITAIIIAGVIALGLNGNYTYFGTIQIGAHFPDLLALAVLLTAIVTGIAGGVFGWLLLNTARWIPAPLRQLHGERPVAFAALCGFAIAVVGLISGGTTFGSGYAEARGLLDGHEHLSVFYPFLKMISMVGSYLPGIPGGIFAPSLSIGAGFGNLLHMVFGSMQLPMLIALAMVGYLAAVTQSPITSFVIVMEMIDGHALVISLMATALIASRVARLFAPPLYESLAERYMKPLPQPAPAPVPEVPEVEVPEPVVVDEADRAAEHHAQDSAQDDTKDNTGNSTDTPRQ from the coding sequence ATGTCTCGGGCTTACCCTCTTCTTTCTTCCGGAATCGTGCGTCGCGCGAGACGCCTGTGGCGGCAATACGGCATTTTTTGGCTCGGCGCGATCGCCGTCGGCCTGGTCGCCGTGCTCTATGCCCGCCTGATCGATTGGGGCTACGGCGAATTTCGGACGATGCAGCAACAGCACGTGTGGGCGCCGCTGATCGTGACGCCCGCGGTCGCCGCCCTGGCGGTCTGGCTCACGCGCAAATTCTTCCGCGGCGCCGAAGGCAGCGGGATTCCGCAAGTCATCGCCACGCTGCATTCGAAACCCGGTGAGTACGGCGCGCGCCTGCTGTCGTTCCGGATTCTGTTCGGCAAGATTGCCGTGTCGTTTCTGGCGATTCTCGGCGGCTTCACGATTGGCCGCGAAGGGCCTACCGTGCAGGTGGGCGCCGCGCTGATGTTCAATCTGCGGCGGCTCTATCCCCGTTCGAACGCGCTGATCGAGCGGCAACTGGTGCTGGCCGGCGCGGCCGCGGGTCTGTCGGCGGCGTTCAACACGCCGCTCGCCGGGATCGTCTTCGCGATCGAAGAACTCACGCGCAGCTTCGAAGCCCGCGCGAGCGGCGTGCTGATTACCGCGATCATCATCGCCGGTGTGATCGCGCTCGGCTTGAACGGCAACTACACCTATTTCGGCACCATCCAGATCGGCGCGCATTTCCCCGATCTGCTGGCGCTCGCGGTGCTGCTGACCGCGATCGTCACCGGCATCGCGGGCGGCGTGTTCGGCTGGCTGCTGCTGAACACCGCGCGCTGGATTCCGGCGCCGCTGCGTCAATTGCACGGCGAGCGGCCGGTCGCCTTCGCCGCGCTGTGCGGTTTCGCGATCGCGGTGGTCGGCCTGATCTCGGGCGGCACGACCTTCGGCAGCGGCTATGCGGAAGCGCGTGGACTGCTGGACGGACATGAGCATCTGTCGGTGTTCTATCCGTTTCTGAAAATGATCTCGATGGTCGGCTCGTATTTGCCGGGCATACCGGGCGGCATCTTCGCGCCTTCGCTGTCGATCGGTGCAGGCTTCGGCAATCTGCTGCACATGGTGTTCGGCTCGATGCAATTGCCCATGCTGATCGCGCTGGCGATGGTCGGCTATCTGGCCGCCGTCACGCAGTCGCCGATCACGTCGTTCGTGATCGTCATGGAAATGATCGACGGTCACGCGCTGGTGATCTCGCTGATGGCGACCGCGCTGATCGCGAGCCGCGTCGCGCGTCTGTTCGCGCCGCCGTTGTATGAGTCGCTGGCGGAGCGCTATATGAAGCCGCTGCCGCAACCGGCGCCCGCGCCCGTGCCGGAAGTCCCCGAGGTCGAGGTGCCGGAGCCGGTGGTCGTCGACGAAGCCGACCGCGCGGCTGAACATCACGCTCAGGACAGCGCCCAGGACGACACTAAAGACAACACCGGAAACAGCACCGACACGCCGCGTCAGTAA
- a CDS encoding YXWGXW repeat-containing protein, whose translation MNKTFRVLLANTVLIAAGVAALGSASAEEVVVIAPNAPPPVRYEVVPNARVGYVWDHGHWRWDHGRYVWAAGHWQAERVGFHWVPGHWDAFGPHYHWVAGHWA comes from the coding sequence ATGAACAAGACCTTTCGTGTGCTGCTCGCCAACACCGTTCTGATCGCCGCCGGCGTTGCCGCTCTGGGATCGGCCTCGGCCGAAGAAGTCGTGGTGATCGCGCCGAACGCACCGCCGCCCGTGCGTTACGAAGTCGTGCCGAATGCGCGCGTCGGCTATGTGTGGGATCACGGTCACTGGCGTTGGGACCATGGCCGCTATGTGTGGGCCGCAGGTCACTGGCAAGCCGAGCGCGTCGGCTTTCATTGGGTGCCGGGCCACTGGGATGCATTCGGTCCGCATTATCACTGGGTAGCGGGCCACTGGGCTTAA
- the minE gene encoding cell division topological specificity factor MinE, producing MSILSFLLGEKKKSASVAKERLQLIIAHERAGGHAPADYLPALQRELVAVISKYVKISDDDIRVSLERQDDLEVLEVKIEIPQAGAPAA from the coding sequence ATGTCGATTCTTTCGTTTTTGCTGGGCGAGAAGAAGAAGTCCGCGTCGGTAGCGAAGGAACGCCTGCAGTTGATCATCGCGCACGAGCGCGCCGGCGGCCACGCGCCCGCCGATTACCTGCCTGCGTTGCAACGCGAACTGGTGGCCGTGATTTCGAAGTACGTGAAAATCTCCGATGACGATATTCGCGTGAGCCTCGAGCGCCAGGACGACCTCGAAGTGCTCGAGGTCAAGATCGAGATACCGCAAGCCGGAGCGCCCGCGGCGTAA
- the minD gene encoding septum site-determining protein MinD has product MAKIIVVTSGKGGVGKTTTSASFASALALRGSKTAVIDFDVGLRNLDLIMGCERRVVYDLINVIQGEANLNQALIKDKKCENLFILPASQTRDKDALTLEGVEKIINDLIAMDFEYIVCDSPAGIESGALLAMHFADEALIVTNPEVSSVRDSDRILGILSSKTKRAIEGKDPIKEHLLITRYNPKRVSEGEMLSLTDIQEILRIDLIGVIPESEAVLHASNQGLPAVHLDGTDVAEAYKDVVSRFLGEQKSLRFTDYQKPGLLQRLFGTK; this is encoded by the coding sequence ATGGCAAAAATCATTGTGGTGACTTCGGGCAAGGGCGGCGTGGGCAAGACGACCACGAGCGCGAGTTTTGCATCGGCCCTCGCATTGCGGGGCAGCAAAACCGCCGTGATCGACTTCGACGTCGGCCTGCGCAACCTCGACCTCATCATGGGCTGTGAGCGCCGTGTGGTGTACGACCTGATCAACGTGATCCAGGGCGAAGCCAATCTGAATCAGGCGCTGATCAAAGACAAGAAGTGCGAGAACCTGTTCATCCTGCCGGCCTCGCAAACGCGTGACAAAGACGCGCTGACGCTGGAAGGCGTCGAGAAGATCATCAACGACCTGATCGCGATGGACTTCGAATACATCGTCTGCGATTCGCCGGCCGGTATCGAATCGGGTGCGCTCCTCGCCATGCACTTCGCCGACGAAGCGCTGATCGTGACGAACCCGGAAGTGTCGTCGGTACGCGACTCGGACCGCATTCTCGGCATTCTGTCGTCGAAGACCAAGCGCGCGATCGAAGGCAAGGATCCGATCAAGGAACACCTGCTGATCACCCGCTACAACCCGAAGCGCGTCAGCGAAGGCGAAATGCTGTCGCTGACCGATATCCAGGAAATTCTGCGTATCGATCTGATCGGCGTGATCCCCGAGTCGGAAGCGGTGCTGCACGCATCGAACCAGGGTCTGCCGGCCGTGCATCTCGACGGTACCGATGTGGCCGAAGCCTATAAAGACGTCGTGTCGCGTTTCCTCGGCGAGCAGAAGTCGCTTCGCTTTACCGATTACCAGAAGCCCGGGCTGCTGCAGCGCCTCTTCGGCACCAAGTAA
- the minC gene encoding septum site-determining protein MinC, with the protein MSPKKSPFFELRSGSVDTLLFVVKTTDLEAMRAELTRRFEATPEFFANDVVAIDVRRLADTERVPLADIAQLLASVRMRPVGVVANPHQTWAAESALPLLEARDRRGSTAKSAEEEAANAAVAASGTAAPTAGNGNAQASLLPLDGTPASAAAVEPAPAAEPVRLATSSQTMVVDKPLRSGQRIYAKGDLVVLGLVSYGAEVIAEGNIHIYAPLRGRALAGVQGNHDARIFCTCLEPELISIAGIYRTTENPLPADVHGKPVQIWLEEEKLMIEPLRLT; encoded by the coding sequence ATGTCGCCCAAGAAATCACCCTTTTTCGAACTCCGCAGCGGCTCTGTCGATACGCTCCTGTTCGTGGTCAAGACAACCGACCTCGAAGCGATGCGTGCCGAGCTGACCCGGCGCTTCGAGGCGACCCCCGAATTCTTTGCCAACGACGTCGTCGCGATCGACGTGCGCCGCCTCGCCGACACGGAACGGGTGCCGCTCGCCGACATCGCGCAGTTGCTCGCCAGCGTGCGGATGCGGCCGGTCGGCGTGGTCGCCAATCCGCATCAGACGTGGGCCGCCGAGTCGGCGCTGCCGTTGCTGGAAGCGCGCGACCGCCGTGGCAGCACCGCTAAATCCGCCGAGGAAGAGGCCGCGAACGCTGCAGTTGCTGCCTCGGGCACCGCTGCGCCGACCGCCGGCAACGGCAACGCTCAGGCCAGCCTGCTGCCGCTCGACGGCACGCCGGCCAGCGCCGCCGCGGTCGAACCCGCGCCTGCCGCCGAGCCGGTGCGTCTCGCCACGTCGTCGCAAACCATGGTGGTCGACAAGCCTTTGCGCTCCGGTCAGCGGATCTACGCGAAGGGCGATCTGGTCGTGCTCGGCCTCGTGAGCTACGGCGCGGAAGTGATCGCGGAAGGCAATATCCATATTTACGCGCCGCTGCGCGGCCGGGCCTTGGCCGGCGTGCAGGGCAATCACGACGCGCGCATTTTCTGCACGTGTCTCGAGCCGGAACTCATCTCGATCGCGGGCATCTATCGTACGACCGAGAACCCGCTGCCGGCCGACGTGCACGGCAAGCCGGTGCAGATCTGGCTCGAAGAAGAGAAATTGATGATCGAACCGCTGCGGCTCACGTAA